The following are encoded together in the Zingiber officinale cultivar Zhangliang chromosome 8A, Zo_v1.1, whole genome shotgun sequence genome:
- the LOC122012820 gene encoding RNA-binding protein 1-like → MELPSSSPPPTDAVLPPFRYSTSDATGPLSASENGVKLFVGGISSGMKAETLRTHFEKFGLVEATVMKDRLTGKCRGFGFVRFAETEAAEKALKNPNPLISGRTVEVKRAIPKGQINHTNQKQFLRERSISSRNNNWEINNGNPKKIFIGGLPGNLTQLELRSFFEKFGSVVDSVVMYDNMTQRPRGFGFITFSSDDPVTMVLKNSFYQLKGKLVQVKLAVPKDDNYRLCRNDNDNEHCNPRAVATNGLAEPDYGIYQHTFYPRYGDYGYFNYYVAAPCPPYLYGGLYGGYNPSGVLGIRYNDYLGNSRSPLNVGSGVMVPVTYPPHVTDGFRSNMFVPTLCYAGDHGSESSKETSCRETEVILHIDQ, encoded by the exons ATGGAGCTCCCCTCGTCGTCGCCGCCGCCAACCGACGCCGTTCTTCCTCCATTTCGCTACTCGACTTCAGATGCTACGGGACCATTATCGGCAAGCGAAAATGGGGTGAAGCTGTTCGTCGGAGGAATTTCCTCGGGCATGAAGGCGGAAACTTTGAGAACTCACTTCGAGAAGTTCGGATTGGTTGAAGCAACGGTGATGAAGGACCGGCTAACCGGGAAATGTAGGGGGTTCGGCTTCGTCCGGTTTGCGGAGACGGAAGCCGCTGAAAAGGCGCTCAAAAACCCCAATCCTCTCATTAGCGGACGAACG GTGGAGGTTAAAAGAGCCATACCGAAAGGTCAGATTAACCATACTAACCAGAAACAGTTTCTACGTGAACGTAGCATATCCAGTAGGAATAATAATTGGGAAATTAACAATGGCAATCCAAAAAAGATTTTTATAGGAGGTTTACCAGGCAACTTAACACAACTTGAGTTGAGAAGTTTCTTTGAGAAGTTTGGATCAGTTGTTGATTCAGTCGTTATGTATGATAATATGACTCAACGGCCTCGGGGTTTTGGCTTTATCACATTTTCTTCAGATGATCCCGTGACAATGGTATTGAAGAACAGCTTCTATCAGTTGAAAGGGAAACTTGTACAGGTAAAGCTAGCTGTTCCAAAAGATGACAACTACCGTTTGTGCAGAAATGATAACGATAACGAGCATTGTAATCCAAGAGCTGTAGCAACTAACGGACTAGCAGAGCCTGATTATGGTATTTATCAACACACTTTTTATCCAAGATATGGCGATTATGGATATTTCAATTATTACGTAGCAGCACCCTGCCCTCCTTATCTTTATGGAGGACTTTATGGAGGATATAATCCAAGTGGTGTTCTTGGAATTAGATACAATGACTACTTAGGAAATTCTAGAAGCCCTTTAAATGTTGGGAGTGGAGTGATGGTGCCCGTTACCTATCCACCTCATGTCACTGAtggctttagaagcaacatgttTGTGCCTACTCTGTGTTATGCTGGGGATCATGGGTCTGAAAGCAGTAAAGAAACCAGCTGTAGGGAAACTGAAGTGATCCTGCACATTGATCAGTGA
- the LOC122011556 gene encoding uncharacterized protein LOC122011556, whose protein sequence is MASVHNPMRPVRRLFELLEEQQEPFLLDVYLLEHGYSDSRAMKATAASICCPGSSSCNFRKLTRFGIYGLRKSRRGLLRCLLDKFACSKLIRKAWRWRIKDGNRAVEFRRLSYSGGTEEGELAREVLSPVSVLELQAEEEASSSSNFDSPIEKSESPWARSDPPKASRRFIFEPHHFVRSGGSLCEEEILSCESLTHLIGSDLSKSSKEWIQFRVEESEVGVEIERIIFEEMRAETLRDVLDSL, encoded by the exons ATGGCTTCTGTTCACAACCCAATGCGCCCTGTCAGGAGGCTATTTGAGCTTCTGGAAGAGCAACAGGAGCCGTTTCTGCTGGATGTCTACCTGTTGGAGCATGGCTACTCGGATAGCAGAGCCATGAAAGCCACTGCCGCGTCCATTTGCTGTCCCGGAAGCAGTTCTTGCAATTTCAGGAAGCTAACAAGGTTTGGCATTTATGGGTTGAGGAAGAGCAGGAGAGGGCTTCTCAGATGCCTACTCGACAAATTTGCCTGCAGTAAGCTGATAAGAAAAGCATGGAGGTGGCGAATCAAAGACGGAAACAGAGCAGTTGAATTCCGCAGGCTTTCTTATTCTGGCGGCACTGAAGAAGGCGAGCTGGCCAGGGAAGTGCTCAGTCCTGTGTCAGTTCTCGAGCTGCAAG CGGAGGAAGAGGCCTCGTCGAGCTCGAATTTCGATTCGCCAATCGAGAAAAGTGAATCTCCATGGGCTCGCTCGGATCCACCAAAAGCTAGCAGAAGGTTCATCTTCGAGCCGCATCACTTTGTACGGAGCGGAGGGAGCTTATGTGAGGAAGAAATTCTGTCATGCGAGAGTCTAACACATCTGATAGGTTCAGATTTATCCAAATCCAGCAAAGAATGGATACAGTTCCGAGTTGAAGAATCAGAGGTTGGAGTTGAGATTGAGCGGATAATCTTCGAGGAGATGAGGGCAGAAACTCTGCGTGATGTTCTAGATTCACTGTAA